A genomic segment from Pseudomonas sp. S09G 359 encodes:
- a CDS encoding ABC transporter permease, which yields MARLPLLRLFSLAMRQLLRDARAGELRVLFFALLVAVAASTAIGYFGARLNGAMMLRATEFLGADLVLEGSSPARPEQIRSGTELGLDHARVVEFSSVIATDNGIQLSSIKAVNEQYPLRGELKSAAAPFGDETPGGGPKPGEAWVEARLLTALDLKVGDSIDVGMKTLRLARILTYEPDRAGNFYSLTPRVMINLADLDATGVVQPGSRVSYRELWRGPQASTALQTYRDLIKPGLAANQRLQDSRDGNQQIGGALGKAERYLNMASLVAVLLAGVAVALSANRFATRRFDASALLRCLGLSRREAMLLFTLQLSVLGLLASLTGALLGWLAQFGLFYFLHDLLPADVPPGGLLPAVAGIGTGLVALAGFALPPLAALGRVPPLRVLRRDLLPIPSSTWMVYGAALFALGLIMWRLSLDLVLTFALLGGGVVAALVLGGLLLLLLQSLRRLLARASLPWRLGLGQLLRHPLAAAGQSLAFGLILLSMGLIALLRGELLDTWQNQLPKDAPNYFALNILPADKDAFGARLLELQAQSAPLYPVVPGRLISINGEPVQEIVSKDSSGDRAVQRDLSLTWAADLPPGNALTAGTWWSQQPGDDIPGVSVEAKVAESLKLKLNDHLVFTVGGENREARVTSLRTINWDNFQPNFFMIFQPGTLKDLPATYLTSFYLAPGHDQQIVDLSRAFPAVTILQVEALLEQLRSILAQVTLAVEYVLLFVLAAGMAVLFSGLQATLDERIRQGALLRALGAERKLLVKARRIEFGLLGAVSGLLAALGTELVTWGLYRYAFDLVWQPHPWLLLLPVIGAVLIGGAGVFGTRRALNASPLTVLREG from the coding sequence ATGGCACGTTTGCCGCTGTTGCGCCTGTTCAGCCTTGCCATGCGCCAATTGCTGCGCGATGCCCGCGCCGGCGAATTGCGCGTGTTGTTCTTTGCCCTCCTGGTGGCTGTGGCCGCCAGCACCGCCATCGGTTACTTCGGTGCCCGCCTGAATGGCGCCATGATGCTGCGCGCCACCGAGTTCCTCGGCGCCGACCTGGTCCTTGAAGGCAGCTCGCCGGCCCGGCCGGAACAAATCCGCTCCGGGACCGAATTGGGCCTGGACCACGCGCGCGTGGTGGAGTTTTCCAGCGTCATTGCTACCGATAACGGCATCCAGCTCTCCAGCATCAAGGCGGTTAACGAGCAATACCCGCTGCGGGGTGAACTGAAGAGCGCCGCCGCGCCGTTTGGCGATGAAACCCCAGGCGGCGGTCCGAAACCCGGTGAAGCCTGGGTCGAGGCGCGGCTGCTGACCGCACTCGACCTCAAGGTCGGCGACAGCATCGACGTGGGCATGAAGACCCTGCGCCTGGCCCGCATCCTGACTTATGAGCCCGACCGCGCCGGCAACTTCTACAGCCTCACGCCCCGGGTCATGATCAACCTGGCGGACCTTGACGCCACCGGCGTGGTCCAGCCCGGCAGCCGCGTCAGTTACCGCGAACTGTGGCGTGGGCCGCAAGCCAGTACGGCGCTGCAAACCTACCGCGACCTGATCAAGCCAGGCCTCGCCGCCAACCAGCGCCTGCAGGACTCACGGGACGGCAACCAACAGATCGGCGGCGCCCTGGGCAAGGCCGAGCGTTACCTGAACATGGCCAGCCTGGTGGCCGTGCTGCTGGCCGGCGTGGCCGTGGCGTTGTCGGCCAACCGCTTTGCCACGCGACGTTTCGACGCCAGTGCATTGTTGCGATGCCTGGGGTTATCGCGACGCGAAGCCATGTTGCTGTTCACCCTGCAACTGAGCGTGCTGGGCCTGCTGGCGAGCTTGACCGGCGCCCTGCTCGGCTGGCTGGCGCAGTTTGGCCTGTTCTACTTCCTGCACGACCTGCTGCCGGCGGACGTACCGCCTGGCGGGTTGCTACCGGCCGTTGCCGGGATCGGTACCGGGCTGGTCGCCCTTGCCGGCTTCGCCCTGCCGCCCTTGGCGGCCCTGGGCCGGGTGCCGCCGCTGCGGGTACTGCGTCGCGACTTGCTGCCGATCCCGTCCAGCACCTGGATGGTCTACGGTGCTGCGCTGTTCGCCCTGGGCCTGATCATGTGGCGCCTCAGCCTCGACCTGGTGCTGACCTTCGCGTTGCTCGGCGGCGGCGTAGTGGCTGCGCTGGTCTTGGGCGGGCTGCTCCTGCTGCTGTTGCAAAGCCTGCGCCGCCTGCTGGCCCGTGCCTCGCTGCCGTGGCGCCTGGGCCTGGGGCAGTTGCTGCGCCACCCACTGGCCGCTGCTGGCCAATCCCTGGCGTTCGGCCTGATCCTGCTGTCCATGGGCTTGATCGCCTTGCTGCGCGGCGAGCTGCTCGACACCTGGCAGAACCAGTTGCCAAAGGACGCGCCCAACTATTTTGCGCTGAATATACTGCCGGCCGACAAAGACGCCTTCGGTGCGCGCCTGCTGGAACTGCAGGCCCAGTCAGCACCGCTGTACCCCGTGGTGCCGGGCCGCCTGATCAGCATCAACGGCGAGCCGGTGCAGGAAATCGTCAGCAAGGACTCCAGTGGCGACCGCGCGGTACAGCGTGATTTGAGCCTGACCTGGGCCGCCGACCTGCCACCGGGCAATGCCCTGACCGCAGGCACCTGGTGGTCGCAGCAACCTGGCGATGATATTCCCGGGGTCTCGGTAGAGGCCAAGGTCGCGGAAAGCCTCAAGCTCAAGCTCAACGACCACCTGGTATTTACCGTAGGCGGGGAAAATCGTGAAGCGCGGGTCACCAGCCTGCGGACTATCAACTGGGATAACTTCCAGCCTAACTTCTTCATGATTTTCCAACCAGGCACTTTGAAGGACCTGCCCGCCACCTACCTGACCAGCTTCTACCTGGCACCGGGCCACGACCAACAGATCGTCGATCTGTCCCGGGCCTTCCCGGCGGTGACCATCCTGCAGGTCGAGGCGCTGCTGGAGCAGTTGCGCAGCATCCTCGCCCAAGTGACGTTGGCAGTGGAATACGTGCTGCTGTTCGTACTGGCGGCCGGGATGGCGGTGCTGTTCTCCGGCCTGCAAGCCACCCTTGATGAGCGTATCCGCCAGGGTGCACTGCTGCGCGCCCTGGGCGCCGAGCGCAAGCTGCTGGTCAAGGCCAGGCGCATCGAGTTCGGTTTGCTCGGTGCGGTGAGTGGGTTGCTGGCAGCGCTGGGAACAGAGCTGGTGACCTGGGGGTTGTACCGCTATGCGTTTGACCTGGTCTGGCAGCCTCACCCATGGCTGTTACTGCTGCCGGTAATCGGTGCCGTGTTGATCGGTGGGGCCGGTGTGTTCGGTACGCGCCGCGCATTGAATGCCAGCCCGTTGACCGTATTGCGCGAAGGCTGA
- a CDS encoding ABC transporter ATP-binding protein → MGASILTARNLSKVVPSAEGELTILHELSLELNKGDSLAIVGASGSGKSTLLGLLAGLDLPSSGEVTLAGQALSTLDEDQRARIRAEHVGFVFQSFQLLDSLNALENVMLPLELDGRKDARERARHLLERVGLGQRLTHSPRQLSGGEQQRVAIARAFAAEPDVLFADEPTGNLDSHTGERISDLLFELNKESGTTLVLVTHDERLAHRCRRLIRLEAGLMVAPLEP, encoded by the coding sequence ATGGGCGCAAGCATTCTCACCGCGCGGAACCTTAGCAAAGTGGTTCCCAGCGCGGAAGGTGAACTGACTATCCTGCACGAACTGAGCCTGGAACTGAACAAGGGCGATAGCCTGGCTATCGTCGGCGCTTCCGGCTCCGGCAAATCCACCCTCCTGGGCCTGCTGGCCGGCCTCGACCTGCCAAGCAGCGGCGAAGTCACCCTCGCCGGGCAAGCCCTCAGCACCCTTGACGAAGACCAGCGCGCGCGCATCCGCGCCGAGCACGTGGGCTTCGTCTTTCAATCCTTCCAGTTGCTCGACAGCCTCAACGCCCTCGAAAACGTTATGCTGCCGCTGGAGCTGGACGGCCGCAAAGACGCCCGCGAGCGCGCCAGGCACCTGCTCGAGCGCGTCGGCCTGGGCCAGCGCCTCACTCACTCGCCGCGCCAGCTGTCCGGTGGCGAGCAGCAACGGGTCGCAATCGCCCGGGCATTCGCCGCCGAGCCGGACGTGCTGTTTGCCGATGAACCCACCGGCAACCTCGACAGCCACACCGGCGAGCGCATCAGCGACCTGCTGTTCGAACTCAATAAAGAAAGCGGCACGACCCTGGTGCTGGTCACCCACGACGAGCGCCTGGCCCACCGTTGCCGACGCCTGATCCGCCTTGAAGCCGGCCTGATGGTCGCGCCCCTGGAGCCTTGA
- a CDS encoding arylesterase, which translates to MRMWFLSAGLALMCMAQNAAAGTVLIVGDSISAGFGLDTRKGWVALLEQRLKSEGFDDKVVNASISGDTSAGGLARLPAALAEHKPDVVVIELGGNDGLRGQPPAQLKQNLASMIEQSTAGGAKVLLLGMQLPPNYGPRYTTAFAEVYGALAKEKNVPLVPFFLDGVGGNPELMQADQLHPAVGAQGKLLENVWPALKPLL; encoded by the coding sequence ATGCGAATGTGGTTTTTGAGTGCTGGCCTGGCCTTGATGTGCATGGCCCAGAACGCAGCGGCGGGTACAGTCCTGATCGTTGGCGATAGTATCAGTGCCGGTTTCGGCCTGGATACCCGCAAAGGGTGGGTCGCGCTGCTGGAGCAACGGCTCAAGAGCGAAGGTTTCGACGATAAAGTGGTCAATGCCTCGATCAGCGGCGACACCAGTGCCGGAGGCCTCGCGCGGCTGCCGGCGGCGCTTGCAGAGCATAAGCCGGACGTGGTGGTGATCGAATTAGGGGGCAACGATGGCTTGCGCGGCCAGCCGCCAGCGCAATTGAAACAAAATCTTGCGTCGATGATTGAGCAGTCCACCGCTGGCGGTGCCAAGGTGCTGTTGCTGGGCATGCAATTGCCACCCAATTATGGTCCGCGCTACACCACTGCGTTTGCCGAGGTGTATGGCGCGCTGGCCAAGGAAAAAAACGTCCCTTTGGTGCCGTTTTTCCTCGACGGCGTTGGCGGCAATCCGGAGCTGATGCAGGCGGATCAACTGCACCCGGCGGTCGGCGCCCAGGGCAAGTTGTTGGAAAATGTCTGGCCGGCGCTAAAACCGCTGCTATGA
- a CDS encoding L,D-transpeptidase family protein, with product MLSRLSVVTCCLSLAALCAAGSASALQLPLPPPGEDIVGQVQVIKAKYEDTFADLGTTYDLGYSEMVAANPGVDAWLPGAGTEIVLPTRFILPPGPREGIVINLAEYRLYYFPKGQNVVYTFPLGIGREGWGSPIAHTSIIAKTPNPTWTPPASIKAEHAANGDPLPNVVPAGPDNPLGPFKFTLGTPGYLIHGSNMKFGIGTRTSHGCFRMFNNNVLEMAGMVPVGTSVRIINDAYKFGSSGGKVYLEAHTPLNDDGTPSVVDKHTAVINALLKREDLANNLRVNWDQVRDVVAAEDGLPTEIGVPGAAPIASSAPIDLQQ from the coding sequence ATGTTGTCGCGCCTTTCCGTCGTCACCTGCTGCCTGTCTCTCGCTGCACTCTGTGCGGCCGGTTCTGCGTCAGCTTTGCAGTTGCCCTTGCCACCGCCGGGCGAGGACATCGTCGGCCAGGTCCAGGTGATCAAGGCCAAGTACGAAGACACCTTTGCCGACCTGGGCACCACCTATGACCTGGGCTATTCGGAAATGGTCGCGGCCAACCCGGGCGTCGATGCCTGGCTGCCGGGGGCGGGCACCGAGATCGTGCTGCCGACGCGTTTCATCCTGCCACCGGGCCCGCGCGAAGGCATCGTGATCAACCTGGCGGAATACCGGCTGTACTACTTCCCCAAGGGCCAGAACGTGGTCTACACCTTCCCGCTGGGGATCGGCCGTGAAGGCTGGGGCTCGCCCATCGCCCATACCAGCATCATCGCCAAGACGCCGAACCCGACCTGGACGCCGCCGGCCTCGATCAAGGCCGAGCACGCCGCCAACGGTGACCCGCTGCCCAATGTGGTGCCGGCCGGTCCGGACAACCCCCTGGGCCCGTTCAAGTTTACCCTGGGCACGCCGGGTTACCTGATCCACGGCTCCAACATGAAGTTCGGCATCGGTACGCGTACTAGCCACGGCTGCTTCCGCATGTTCAACAACAACGTGCTGGAAATGGCCGGCATGGTGCCGGTGGGCACGTCAGTGCGCATCATCAACGATGCGTACAAGTTTGGCAGCAGTGGTGGCAAGGTCTACCTCGAAGCGCATACGCCATTGAACGATGACGGCACACCGTCGGTGGTCGACAAGCACACGGCGGTGATCAACGCTCTGCTCAAACGTGAGGACCTGGCCAATAACCTGCGGGTGAACTGGGACCAGGTGCGCGATGTGGTCGCGGCGGAAGATGGCCTGCCGACCGAGATCGGTGTGCCGGGTGCAGCGCCTATAGCGTCCAGTGCACCGATTGACCTGCAACAGTAA
- the oprI gene encoding outer membrane lipoprotei OprI: MNNVLKFSALALAAVLATGCSSVSKETEARLTATEDAAARSQARADEAYRKADEALAAAQKAQQTADEANERALRMLEKASRK; this comes from the coding sequence ATGAACAACGTTCTGAAATTCTCTGCTCTGGCTCTGGCCGCAGTTCTGGCTACCGGTTGCAGCAGCGTCTCCAAAGAAACCGAAGCTCGTCTGACTGCAACTGAAGACGCAGCAGCTCGCTCCCAGGCCCGTGCAGACGAAGCCTATCGTAAAGCTGATGAAGCTCTGGCTGCTGCTCAAAAAGCACAACAGACTGCTGACGAAGCTAACGAACGCGCTCTGCGCATGCTTGAAAAAGCAAGCCGCAAGTAA
- a CDS encoding GNAT family N-acetyltransferase, protein MSEALSIHHDQAGHQFETNVDGHRAYLTYMDLGKQTLDIYRTFVPNALRGRGIAAALTEEALKFAEEAGYTVIPSCSYVERYMERHQRHAAKL, encoded by the coding sequence ATGAGCGAGGCGTTGTCCATCCACCATGACCAGGCTGGTCATCAGTTCGAGACCAATGTGGACGGTCATCGTGCCTATCTGACCTATATGGACCTCGGGAAGCAGACCCTGGATATCTATCGGACCTTCGTGCCCAACGCACTGCGCGGCCGTGGTATCGCGGCGGCATTGACCGAAGAAGCCTTGAAGTTCGCCGAAGAAGCAGGCTACACAGTGATCCCGTCGTGCTCTTATGTAGAACGCTACATGGAGCGCCACCAGCGCCACGCCGCCAAGCTCTGA
- a CDS encoding 3-deoxy-7-phosphoheptulonate synthase: MADLPINDLNVESNETLITPDQLKREIPLSDAALQTVTKGREVIRDILDGTDHRLFVVIGPCSIHDLKAAHEYAERLKVLAAEVSDTLYLVMRVYFEKPRTTVGWKGLINDPYLDDSFKIQDGLHIGRQLLLDLAEMGLPTATEALDPISPQYLQDLISWSAIGARTTESQTHREMASGLSSAVGFKNGTDGGLTVAINALQSVSSPHRFLGINQEGGVSIVTTKGNAYGHVVLRGGNGKPNYDSVSVALCEQALNKAKIKPNIMVDCSHANSNKDPALQPLVMENVANQILEGNQSIIGLMVESHLNWGCQAIPKDLADLQYGVSITDACIDWAATENTLRSMHAKLKDVLPKRKRS, translated from the coding sequence ATGGCTGATTTACCGATCAATGACCTTAACGTCGAATCCAACGAGACGCTGATCACACCTGATCAGCTCAAGCGCGAAATCCCCCTGAGCGACGCTGCCCTGCAGACCGTCACCAAGGGTCGCGAAGTCATCCGTGACATCCTCGACGGCACCGACCACCGCCTCTTCGTCGTGATCGGGCCTTGCTCGATCCACGACCTCAAGGCTGCCCATGAATATGCCGAACGCCTCAAGGTGCTGGCGGCAGAAGTGTCCGACACCTTGTACCTGGTGATGCGCGTCTATTTCGAAAAACCGCGCACCACCGTCGGCTGGAAAGGCTTGATCAACGACCCGTACCTGGACGACTCGTTCAAGATCCAGGACGGCTTGCACATCGGTCGCCAATTGCTGCTGGACCTGGCCGAAATGGGCCTGCCCACCGCCACCGAAGCCCTCGACCCGATCTCCCCGCAGTACCTGCAAGACCTGATCAGCTGGTCGGCCATCGGCGCGCGTACTACCGAATCCCAGACCCACCGCGAAATGGCGTCCGGCCTGTCCTCGGCCGTGGGCTTCAAGAACGGCACCGACGGCGGCCTGACGGTTGCGATCAACGCGCTGCAATCGGTGTCGAGCCCGCACCGCTTCCTGGGTATCAACCAGGAAGGTGGTGTGTCCATCGTCACCACCAAGGGCAACGCCTACGGCCACGTGGTGCTGCGTGGCGGCAACGGCAAGCCCAACTATGATTCGGTCAGCGTTGCGCTGTGCGAGCAGGCGCTGAACAAGGCCAAGATCAAGCCGAACATCATGGTCGACTGCAGCCACGCCAACTCCAACAAGGACCCGGCCCTGCAGCCGCTGGTGATGGAAAACGTCGCCAACCAGATCCTCGAAGGCAACCAGTCGATTATCGGCCTGATGGTCGAGAGCCACCTGAACTGGGGCTGCCAGGCGATTCCAAAAGACCTGGCCGACTTGCAGTACGGCGTGTCGATCACCGATGCGTGCATCGACTGGGCGGCCACCGAAAACACCCTGCGCAGCATGCATGCCAAGCTCAAGGACGTATTGCCCAAACGCAAACGCAGCTGA
- a CDS encoding PilZ domain-containing protein, with protein sequence MGRFLPHPDDVAVELIQRPSPTIPRQRLHTIGLGGIACNWPRAWRQGTAVDLHIPSLGASARYPGYVAWCRKVENGYRIGISFTDEHALFGARMGEQACRMERYCRQHEDAEPTPEQLEALAREWVSRHAGEFSHEAFVQPARD encoded by the coding sequence ATCCAACGCCCCTCCCCCACAATCCCCCGTCAACGCCTGCACACTATCGGCCTGGGCGGCATCGCCTGCAATTGGCCGCGCGCCTGGCGCCAGGGTACTGCGGTTGATCTGCACATCCCCTCACTGGGCGCCAGCGCCCGATACCCGGGCTATGTGGCGTGGTGCCGCAAGGTCGAGAACGGCTACCGCATCGGCATCTCGTTCACCGACGAGCATGCACTGTTCGGTGCACGCATGGGTGAGCAAGCATGCCGGATGGAACGCTACTGCCGCCAGCACGAAGACGCCGAGCCGACGCCTGAGCAACTCGAAGCCCTGGCCCGGGAGTGGGTGTCGCGCCATGCCGGCGAGTTCTCCCATGAGGCATTTGTGCAGCCAGCGCGGGATTAA